A window of the Cucurbita pepo subsp. pepo cultivar mu-cu-16 chromosome LG01, ASM280686v2, whole genome shotgun sequence genome harbors these coding sequences:
- the LOC111802089 gene encoding uncharacterized protein LOC111802089 has protein sequence MRTVKPKYQTMSTQNQTEILVRFKLVIDKKRKKILYAEADKTFFDVIFAILRLPVEEVVKLLSTGQDSPMVGSLGSLYRSLEALNITYYNQNQLKADLPTPITQSQILRLLQNDPSKGPKTYYACSNNSYCRYSFSATYNIECPKCHCKMVSPASYVCEPNEARPIVGDFLKGGTVTYIVMDDLTVKPLPSSTLSICTMFYGLNLENVRQLGVEVIDMDMNDCLNLLRTSLQSTTVLSDLFLSRINFPQSSVVEEVMV, from the exons aTGAGAACAGTAAAACCCAAGTATCAAACCATGTCTACTCAAAACCAAACTGAAATCCTAGTGCGTTTTAAGCTTGTCATAgacaaaaagaggaagaaaatccTATATGCTGAAGCCGACAAGACCTTCTTCGATGTCATCTTCGCCATACTTCGACTTCCTGTTGAAGAGGTCGTCAAGCTGCTCTCCACCGGCCAAGACAGCCCCATGGTTGGTTCACTTGGAAGTCTCTACCGCAGCTTGGAGGCCTTGAACATTACATATTATAACCAAAATCAGTTAAAGGCCGACCTCCCAACGCCCATTACTCAATCCCAGATCCTAAGACTCTTGCAAAACGATCCTTCTAAAGGACCAAAGACCTATTATGCATGTTCTAATAATTCTTACTGTCGTTATAGTTTTAGTGCTACATATAATATTGAATGTCCCAAATGCCACTGTAAGATGGTTAGCCCTGCATCATATGTGTGCGAACCTAATGAGGCACGACCCATTGTGGGAGATTTTTTGAAAGGGGGGACTGTTACGTACATTGTGATGGATGATCTTACTGTTAAACCATTGCCCTCTTCCACTCTCTCCATTTGCACCATGTTTTATGGGCTAAATTTGGAGAATGTTAGGCAGCTTGGCGTGGAGGTTATCGATATGGACATGAATGAC TGCTTGAATCTTCTAAGGACTTCTCTACAATCAACCACTGTCCTGAGCGACTTGTTTCTTTCCAGGATCAACTTTCCACAATCCTCTG TGGTGGAAGAAGTTATGGTATAA
- the LOC111802076 gene encoding protein-tyrosine-phosphatase MKP1-like isoform X1, translating to MVGSEDSGTSGAAVQLSGNRKLFWRSASWSASRSSLHHPEVNREGGDPNGNLGDSSGPSRIFPAPLTPRSQQHCKARSCLPPLQPLSIARRSLDEWPKAGSDDIGEWPQPPTPSGRGNCERLKLDLSTIQRNPDKNCGLVKRDKIAFFDKECSKVAEHVYLGGDAVARDRDILKQNGITHVLNCVGFVCPEYFKDDFVYRTLWLQDSPSEDITSILYDVFDYFEDVREQNGRVFVHCCQGVSRSTSLVIAYLMWREGQSFDDAFQYVKAARGIADPNMGFACQLLQCQKRVHAFPLSPSSLLRMYRVAPHSPYDPLHLVPKMLNDPSTSSLDSRGAFIIHVPSAIFVWIGKNCEAIMERDARGAVVQIVRYEKVHGPIYVIKEGEEPANFWDSFANLLPLMDKSNSKINLGELRAKPYPGERRVDSYDLDFEIFQKAITGGFVPPFPSSENEHETHLPVRESSWSMLRRKFASGNMREFVSAPRISLSRVYSDSLMMVHFSAKPSSPSAISLSSSSSSPIHLSPDSLSSDSSSSSSSSSSTKYFSESSLDSPSASSPTVQVSSTLSSFSNMHLISSNSSLESMPDGPETRDAVPLESSSRSFSFPSKKFSPSLAERRGSAKSLTLPTMPCKIRATNSASRFLATQEDGKRKNKISFSLDASFNMKKGSEPMDNVEDEQTSSTQNFKNIENGMDVRVGCMATSQVETEVAGQSAGSWKSYPKHFEEGMVSSVSNGKQDGEFVQPMVYCWPELAKIAAFDTSYLHSKAAVVIFSPSRYLGKKDDMMLYIWVGNSFDHDLSPIQVKRDKDLVDVEKIDWVKVGQYVLTEIGLPENTEIKIVKEGEETEEFLARLSLL from the exons ATGGTGGGCTCCGAGGACTCTGGTACTTCTGGGGCCGCAGTGCAGCTCTCTGGCAATCGGAAATTGTTCTGGCGCTCGGCTTCGTGGTCTGCATCACGTTCCTCCCTTCACCACCCGGAAGTGAACAGAGAAGGTGGAGACCCCAATGGGAATCTTGGTGATAGCAGTGGACCAAGCCGAATTTTCCCTGCCCCATTAACTCCAAGGTCGCAGCAGCATTGCAAAGCGAGGTCGTGTTTGCCTCCTTTACAACCTTTGTCCATAGCTCGGCGAAGCTTAGATGAATGGCCGAAGGCGGGATCGGATGATATTGGTGAGTGGCCGCAGCCTCCTACACCAAGTGGCAGAGGAAATTGCGAGAGGTTGAAACTTGATTTGTCGACAATTCAGAGAAACCCGGATAAGAATTGTGGGCTGGTGAAGAGGGATAAGATTGCTTTCTTTGACAAAGAGTGTTCAAAGGTGGCTGAACATGTATATCTTGGTGGTGATGCGGTTGCTCGAGATAGGGATATACTTAAACAGAATGGAATTACTCATGTGTTGAATTGTGTAGGTTTCGTTTGCCCTGAGTACTTCAAAGATGATTTCGTGTACAGAACTTTGTGGTTGCAGGATAGCCCTTCTGAGGATATTACCAGTATACTTTATGATGTTTTTGACTACTTTGAAGATGTTAGAGAACAAAATGGAAGGGTTTTTGTTCATTGTTGCCAGGGAGTATCGCGGTCGACGTCGTTGGTGATTGCCTATCTTATGTGGAGAGAAGGGCAGAGTTTTGATGATGCATTTCAATATGTAAAGGCAGCAAGAGGTATTGCTGACCCCAATATGGGTTTTGCTTGCCAGTTATTACAATGCCAAAAGAGGGTCCATGCTTTCCCTCTTAGCCCAAGTTCACTGTTGAGGATGTACAGAGTTGCTCCACACTCGCCATATGATCCTTTGCATTTGGTCCCCAAAATGTTAAATGATCCTTCTACCTCATCTCTGGATTCTAGAGGTGCATTTATCATTCATGTACCCTCTGCCATATTTGTTTGGATTGGTAAGAACTGTGAAGCAATCATGGAAAGAGATGCGAGGGGAGCTGTTGTGCAAATCGTTCGATATGAGAAGGTGCATGGGCctatttatgtaattaaagAAGGGGAAGAACCAGCCAACTTTTGGGACTCTTTTGCAAACCTGTTACCTTTAATGGATAAATCTAACAGTAAAATTAATCTTGGGGAATTAAGAGCTAAGCCTTATCCAGGGGAGAGGAGAGTTGATTCCTatgatttagattttgaaattttccaGAAGGCTATTACTGGTGGTTTCGTTCCTCCATTTCCTTCATCTGAGAATGAGCATGAAACCCATCTTCCTGTCAGAGAAAGCAGTTGGAGTATGCTTAGGCGTAAGTTTGCCTCTGGAAATATGAGAGAGTTTGTATCAGCTCCACGGATATCGCTCTCTAGGGTCTATTCTGACTCGTTGATGATGGTGCATTTTTCTGCAAAACCTTCATCGCCTTCAGCAATTTCTTTGTCTTCGTCATCTTCTTCGCCTATCCATCTTTCGCCAGACTCCCTTTCTTCTGATTCAAGTTCAAGTTCAAGTTCAAGTTCAAGTACCAAGTATTTTTCAGAATCCTCTTTAGATTCTCCTTCTGCTTCTTCACCTACAGTTCAAGTTTCTTCAACTCTATCTAGTTTTTCTAACATGCATCTTATCTCATCCAATAGTTCCTTAGAATCGATGCCCGATGGTCCAGAAACTCGTGATGCAGTCCCTTTGGAATCAAGTTCTCGGTCATTCTCATTCCCATCCAAAAAGTTCTCACCTTCTCTTGCAGAACGCCGAGGTAGTGCAAAATCTCTGACATTGCCTACAATGCCTTGTAAAATCAGAGCAACAAATAGTGCCTCAAGGTTTCTTGCCACTCAAGAAGATGGTAAGAGGAAAAACAAgatttctttctctcttgatGCAtcatttaatatgaaaaaggGCTCAGAGCCTATGGATAATGTTGAAGATGAACAAACAAGTTCCACTCAGAATTTCAAGAATATCGAAAATGGAATGGATGTACGGGTAGGTTGCATGGCCACGAGCCAGGTCGAAACTGAAGTTGCTGGACAATCAGCTGGTTCATGGAAAAGCTATCCAAAACATTTTGAAGAAGGCATGGTATCCAGTGTGTCAAATGGGAAGCAAGATGGTGAGTTTGTCCAACCAATGGTATACTGTTGGCCGGAGTTAGCAAAGATTGCAGCTTTTGACACAAGTTACCTTCATTCTAAAGCTGCCGTAGTGATTTTCTCTCCAAGTAGGTATTTAGGCAAGAAGGATGACATGATGCTGTATATTTGGGTAGGAAATTCTTTTGACCATGATTTATCTCCGATTCAAGTAAAGAGGGACAAAGACTTGGTTGATGTAGAAAAGATAGACTGGGTTAAAGTTGGCCAATATGTGCTTACTGAAATAGGTCTGCCAGAAAATACAGAAATTAAG ATCGTTAAAGAAGgtgaagaaacagaggaatttCTTGCACGATTGAGTCTTTTGTAG
- the LOC111802076 gene encoding protein-tyrosine-phosphatase MKP1-like isoform X2 — protein MVGSEDSGTSGAAVQLSGNRKLFWRSASWSASRSSLHHPEVNREGGDPNGNLGDSSGPSRIFPAPLTPRSQQHCKARSCLPPLQPLSIARRSLDEWPKAGSDDIGEWPQPPTPSGRGNCERLKLDLSTIQRNPDKNCGLVKRDKIAFFDKECSKVAEHVYLGGDAVARDRDILKQNGITHVLNCVGFVCPEYFKDDFVYRTLWLQDSPSEDITSILYDVFDYFEDVREQNGRVFVHCCQGVSRSTSLVIAYLMWREGQSFDDAFQYVKAARGIADPNMGFACQLLQCQKRVHAFPLSPSSLLRMYRVAPHSPYDPLHLVPKMLNDPSTSSLDSRGAFIIHVPSAIFVWIGKNCEAIMERDARGAVVQIVRYEKVHGPIYVIKEGEEPANFWDSFANLLPLMDKSNSKINLGELRAKPYPGERRVDSYDLDFEIFQKAITGGFVPPFPSSENEHETHLPVRESSWSMLRRKFASGNMREFVSAPRISLSRVYSDSLMMVHFSAKPSSPSAISLSSSSSSPIHLSPDSLSSDSSSSSSSSSSTNSLESMPDGPETRDAVPLESSSRSFSFPSKKFSPSLAERRGSAKSLTLPTMPCKIRATNSASRFLATQEDGKRKNKISFSLDASFNMKKGSEPMDNVEDEQTSSTQNFKNIENGMDVRVGCMATSQVETEVAGQSAGSWKSYPKHFEEGMVSSVSNGKQDGEFVQPMVYCWPELAKIAAFDTSYLHSKAAVVIFSPSRYLGKKDDMMLYIWVGNSFDHDLSPIQVKRDKDLVDVEKIDWVKVGQYVLTEIGLPENTEIKIVKEGEETEEFLARLSLL, from the exons ATGGTGGGCTCCGAGGACTCTGGTACTTCTGGGGCCGCAGTGCAGCTCTCTGGCAATCGGAAATTGTTCTGGCGCTCGGCTTCGTGGTCTGCATCACGTTCCTCCCTTCACCACCCGGAAGTGAACAGAGAAGGTGGAGACCCCAATGGGAATCTTGGTGATAGCAGTGGACCAAGCCGAATTTTCCCTGCCCCATTAACTCCAAGGTCGCAGCAGCATTGCAAAGCGAGGTCGTGTTTGCCTCCTTTACAACCTTTGTCCATAGCTCGGCGAAGCTTAGATGAATGGCCGAAGGCGGGATCGGATGATATTGGTGAGTGGCCGCAGCCTCCTACACCAAGTGGCAGAGGAAATTGCGAGAGGTTGAAACTTGATTTGTCGACAATTCAGAGAAACCCGGATAAGAATTGTGGGCTGGTGAAGAGGGATAAGATTGCTTTCTTTGACAAAGAGTGTTCAAAGGTGGCTGAACATGTATATCTTGGTGGTGATGCGGTTGCTCGAGATAGGGATATACTTAAACAGAATGGAATTACTCATGTGTTGAATTGTGTAGGTTTCGTTTGCCCTGAGTACTTCAAAGATGATTTCGTGTACAGAACTTTGTGGTTGCAGGATAGCCCTTCTGAGGATATTACCAGTATACTTTATGATGTTTTTGACTACTTTGAAGATGTTAGAGAACAAAATGGAAGGGTTTTTGTTCATTGTTGCCAGGGAGTATCGCGGTCGACGTCGTTGGTGATTGCCTATCTTATGTGGAGAGAAGGGCAGAGTTTTGATGATGCATTTCAATATGTAAAGGCAGCAAGAGGTATTGCTGACCCCAATATGGGTTTTGCTTGCCAGTTATTACAATGCCAAAAGAGGGTCCATGCTTTCCCTCTTAGCCCAAGTTCACTGTTGAGGATGTACAGAGTTGCTCCACACTCGCCATATGATCCTTTGCATTTGGTCCCCAAAATGTTAAATGATCCTTCTACCTCATCTCTGGATTCTAGAGGTGCATTTATCATTCATGTACCCTCTGCCATATTTGTTTGGATTGGTAAGAACTGTGAAGCAATCATGGAAAGAGATGCGAGGGGAGCTGTTGTGCAAATCGTTCGATATGAGAAGGTGCATGGGCctatttatgtaattaaagAAGGGGAAGAACCAGCCAACTTTTGGGACTCTTTTGCAAACCTGTTACCTTTAATGGATAAATCTAACAGTAAAATTAATCTTGGGGAATTAAGAGCTAAGCCTTATCCAGGGGAGAGGAGAGTTGATTCCTatgatttagattttgaaattttccaGAAGGCTATTACTGGTGGTTTCGTTCCTCCATTTCCTTCATCTGAGAATGAGCATGAAACCCATCTTCCTGTCAGAGAAAGCAGTTGGAGTATGCTTAGGCGTAAGTTTGCCTCTGGAAATATGAGAGAGTTTGTATCAGCTCCACGGATATCGCTCTCTAGGGTCTATTCTGACTCGTTGATGATGGTGCATTTTTCTGCAAAACCTTCATCGCCTTCAGCAATTTCTTTGTCTTCGTCATCTTCTTCGCCTATCCATCTTTCGCCAGACTCCCTTTCTTCTGATTCAAGTTCAAGTTCAAGTTCAAGTTCAAGTACCAA TTCCTTAGAATCGATGCCCGATGGTCCAGAAACTCGTGATGCAGTCCCTTTGGAATCAAGTTCTCGGTCATTCTCATTCCCATCCAAAAAGTTCTCACCTTCTCTTGCAGAACGCCGAGGTAGTGCAAAATCTCTGACATTGCCTACAATGCCTTGTAAAATCAGAGCAACAAATAGTGCCTCAAGGTTTCTTGCCACTCAAGAAGATGGTAAGAGGAAAAACAAgatttctttctctcttgatGCAtcatttaatatgaaaaaggGCTCAGAGCCTATGGATAATGTTGAAGATGAACAAACAAGTTCCACTCAGAATTTCAAGAATATCGAAAATGGAATGGATGTACGGGTAGGTTGCATGGCCACGAGCCAGGTCGAAACTGAAGTTGCTGGACAATCAGCTGGTTCATGGAAAAGCTATCCAAAACATTTTGAAGAAGGCATGGTATCCAGTGTGTCAAATGGGAAGCAAGATGGTGAGTTTGTCCAACCAATGGTATACTGTTGGCCGGAGTTAGCAAAGATTGCAGCTTTTGACACAAGTTACCTTCATTCTAAAGCTGCCGTAGTGATTTTCTCTCCAAGTAGGTATTTAGGCAAGAAGGATGACATGATGCTGTATATTTGGGTAGGAAATTCTTTTGACCATGATTTATCTCCGATTCAAGTAAAGAGGGACAAAGACTTGGTTGATGTAGAAAAGATAGACTGGGTTAAAGTTGGCCAATATGTGCTTACTGAAATAGGTCTGCCAGAAAATACAGAAATTAAG ATCGTTAAAGAAGgtgaagaaacagaggaatttCTTGCACGATTGAGTCTTTTGTAG